Part of the candidate division WWE3 bacterium genome, CTCAGCAAATACTAGACATTACAAAGCCTAAACTAGTTCAAAGCCAGCAACAAGAGAGAACTCTTAAAGGAGAGCTGGCGGTAATTGACGCTAAGATGGTTGATACGCAAGCTAAAATTGCCCAAGGAGCCGCTAACATTAAATTAAAAACCGAAGAATTAGTGGTAATTGGAACCGATATTAATTCTTTACAAATAAAAATCGGCCGCCTTAGTGACTCTTTAAGTACTCAACAAAATGCTTTCGAAGCGCGGCTAACAGCCCAGTATAAAATTTCGTCTACTTCCCCATTTTTAGAATTGTTTATTAGCGGTGGTTCTTTTTCAGATTTCGTTTCTAAAATTGAATATTTAAAAACCGCTGAACTTAACGATCAGTTATTAATTACTCAAATGAGTAGCAGTCGCCAAAGTTATCAAGATCAAACAACATTGTTAAATCAAAAGAAGGCTGATGCTTTGGTAGTAAAAGCGGAAATCGAAGCCTCACAACGGCAACAAATTGCCAATCAGACCCAGTTAATCAGTCAAAAAGCCGATCGTGACCAACTTCTTAAAGATACCCAAAATGACGAATTAAAATATCAGCAAATTATTGACCAGGCCCAAAGTGAACTCGCTGCCATTAACGGCACTTTTGCCGGAGCGGACTATTCCCAAGCTAAACCGGTTAAGCAAGGCGATCCGATTGCCATCATGGGTAACACCGGTTCCCCATCGTGCTCTACCGGCGCCCATCTTCATTTTGAAGTTCACAAAAATGGAGTCCTTCAGAACGCGGAAGACTATTTAAATTCCTATTCTTTTGAGGGAACGACAATTGGTAGTGGCAGCTGGCCCTGGCCCATGAAAGATCCTTATATTACCCAGCGTTTTGGCCACACTCCTTACTCTTACAGATATGTAAATGGTATTCATACGTTTGGGAAAAATGTAAGAAATTTTTTGCAATTGCAGTCATTTATATCGGCTTAGTTTTTTTGTTTCCGCATAGAACTCAGGCCGCCGTTTCTTTACAAATCACAAACTTCCCAAGCGAAATAAAAATAAATTCAGAATTTCAAATTGAGGCTAGCGTTTCCGGCCTCCCTAGTAACAAAGAAGCGGCCCTTAAAATCGGAGTCGCTGGTAGCAAAGATTACTACGGCTACGGTCAAATT contains:
- a CDS encoding peptidoglycan DD-metalloendopeptidase family protein, with the protein product MRKILPVLVTSLVIILALSGKSFATATTDPQQILDITKPKLVQSQQQERTLKGELAVIDAKMVDTQAKIAQGAANIKLKTEELVVIGTDINSLQIKIGRLSDSLSTQQNAFEARLTAQYKISSTSPFLELFISGGSFSDFVSKIEYLKTAELNDQLLITQMSSSRQSYQDQTTLLNQKKADALVVKAEIEASQRQQIANQTQLISQKADRDQLLKDTQNDELKYQQIIDQAQSELAAINGTFAGADYSQAKPVKQGDPIAIMGNTGSPSCSTGAHLHFEVHKNGVLQNAEDYLNSYSFEGTTIGSGSWPWPMKDPYITQRFGHTPYSYRYVNGIHTFGKNVRNFLQLQSFISA